In Raphanus sativus cultivar WK10039 chromosome 5, ASM80110v3, whole genome shotgun sequence, the following proteins share a genomic window:
- the LOC108859618 gene encoding probable protein phosphatase 2C 12, translating to MSSKGEHHHHTVPLSVLLKRESSANEKIDSPELVHALFNQSKKGEDFTFVKTECQRVMADGGVTTFSVFGLFDGHNGSAAAIYAKENLLNNVLAAIPTDLNRDDWVAALPRAMVAGFVKTDKDFQEIARKSGTTVTFVIVEGWVVSVASVGDSRCILEPAEGGVYYLSADHRLEINEEERDRVKASGGEVGRLNTGGGTEIGPLRCWPGGLCLSRSIGDLNVGQYIVPVPYVKQVKLSSAGGRLIISSDGVWDAISAEEALDCCRGLPPELSAEHIVKEAVGKKGIRDDTTCIVVDILPSEKPAASVPPPKKQGKRMLKSMFKRKSSDSSSNIEKEYAEPDLLEELFEEGSAMLSERLYTKYPLCNMFKLFMCAVCQVEVKPGEGVSIHAGTANCGKLRPWDGPFLCASCQEKKDAMEGKRDRHSSD from the exons ATGTCAAGTAAAGGagaacatcatcatcatacAGTTCCACTTTCAGTTTTGCTAAAGCGTGAATCATCAGCAAATGAAAAGATAGACAGCCCTGAACTTGTGCACGCCCTGTTTAACCAGAGCAAGAAAGGGGAGGACTTTACCTTTGTTAAAACAGAGTGTCAAAGGGTCATGGCCGATGGTGGCGTTACTACCTTCTCTGTTTTTGGG CTTTTTGATGGACACAATGGCTCTGCAGCAGCTATCTACGCTAAGGAAAACCTTCTGAACAATGTATTAGCTGCCATACCCACTGATCTCAACAGAGATGACTGGGTTGCCGCACTTCCTAGGGCTATGGTTGCCGGATTTGTCAAAACCGATAAAGATTTCCAGGAAATAG CAAGGAAGTCTGGAACGACTGTAACCTTTGTCATAGTAGAAGGATGGGTGGTGAGTGTTGCATCTGTAGGTGACTCTCGTTGCATACTTGAGCCTGCTGAGGGTGGTGTCTATTATTTATCTGCTGATCATCGGCTTGAAATAAACGAAGAAGA GCGAGACCGCGTTAAAGCAAGTGGTGGTGAAGTTGGTCGGCTAAATACTGGTGGTGGTACTGAG ATTGGTCCTCTGAGATGTTGGCCTGGTGGTCTCTGTCTCTCAAGATCCATTGGAGATCTGAATGTTGGCCAATACATTGTTCCAGTTCCTTATGTGAAGCAAGTCAAG TTATCTTCAGCTGGTGGTCGACTTATCATCTCAAGTGATGGTGTGTGGGATGCAATTAGTGCAGAAGAGGCTCTTGATTGTTGCCGGGGTTTGCCACCCGAACTTTCCGCCGAGCATATTGTTAAA GAAGCTGTGGGGAAAAAAGGTATTCGCGACGATACAACGTGTATTGTGGTTGATATATTACCATCAGAAAAACCAGCTGCATCTGTGCCGCCGCCGAAAAAGCAAGGGAAAAGAATGTTAAAGTCaatgttcaaaagaaaaagttcAGACTCTTCTTCTAATATAGAGAAAGAGTATGCAGAACCTGATTTACTTGAAGAACTGTTTGAAGAGGGATCAGCTATGCTTTCAGAGAG ATTATATACAAAGTACCCGCTTTGCAATATGTTCAAGTTGTTCATGTGTGCTGTGTGTCAAGTTGAAGTGAAACCAGGAGAAGGTGTCTCGATTCATGCTGGAACGGCTAATTGTGGAAAGCTTCGTCCATGGGATGGTCCATTCCTTTGTGCAAGTTGCCAAGAGAAGAAAGACGCAATGGAAGGGAAACGAG ATAGACATAGTAGTGACTAG
- the LOC108857046 gene encoding pentatricopeptide repeat-containing protein DWY1, chloroplastic yields MALESAFSMSVWSFSKSISFERSALSFHRITIPSGAKGIIAGEGEVEPQKRISSDLKRVYKNEKVVARNTVRREDKHEISSQKKAIVDRSKAIVKLKSLGEEVRNAGYVPETKYVLHDIDEEAKEKALMHHSERLAIAFGLINTPPGTTIRVMKNLRICGDCHNFIKILSSIEDREFIVRDNKRFHHFRDGSCSCRDYW; encoded by the coding sequence ATGGCTCTGGAGTCTGCTTTCTCCATGAGTGTCTGGTCCTTCTCCAAATCAATCTCCTTTGAGAGAAGCGCCTTATCATTTCACCGAATCACCATCCCCTCGGGAGCAAAGGGAATAATTGCAGGAGAGGGTGAAGTTGAACCCCAGAAGAGGATAAGCTCCGATCTCAAGAGGGTTTACAAGAACGAGAAAGTAGTGGCTAGAAACACAGTACGACGGGAAGATAAGCATGAGATTTCAAGCCAGAAGAAAGCTATCGTAGACAGAAGCAAGGCAATAGTAAAGCTGAAATCGTTAGGAGAAGAAGTGAGGAACGCAGGCTATGTTCCAGAGACGAAGTATGTTCTTCATGACATCGATgaagaagctaaagagaaagcATTGATGCATCACAGCGAACGGTTGGCTATTGCTTTTGGGCTTATAAACACGCCTCCAGGGACGACTATAAGAGTGATGAAGAACTTGAGGATATGTGGAGACTGCCACAACTTCATTAAGATATTATCGAGCATTGAAGATAGAGAGTTCATTGTAAGAGATAACAAGAGGTTTCATCATTTTAGAGATGGTTCTTGTTCTTGCCGAGATTATTGGTAG
- the LOC108857045 gene encoding putative purine permease 20, with translation MGLHTESPDRITQEGEEANVGVENQPRATSNSTALDRPQAIKTRNWWIWIFVCSGLVVTGQVFSKLLLNFYFVQTGRDVCDDPKQFKGTWLQSMVQNAAFPFTAFFAFLWRSLSSNHRETISYSSSSFVKLFLLYISLGVLFAAYSQLYAIGRTHCIFFFWIFTTQLIFTSIFTAIINKHKFNRWIVLAIILSGVATGITSSDDAYMPCEAEGYKMSYGAWCGFSGTVAFSLSLCIMQLGFEKVIPKTESKVTAVMSMQTYASMIATLICLVGLFVSGEFRDIKEDFETFKEGKPLYVLTLTGLSLAWQVMSIGLVGLVCLVSTLFSNVVSFSASPLANIFVVVAFRFMDDDVEWFKGGALLAGILGFASYVYSLYKSAKRRASQSETLSV, from the exons ATGGGTTTACACACCGAATCCCCGGACCGAATTACACAAG aaggagaagaagctaaTGTCGGAGTTGAGAATCAACCAAGAGCAACATCAAATTCAACAGCTCTTGATCGGCCACAAGCTATCAAGACACGAAACTGGTGGATTTGGATCTTTGTCTGCTCGGGTTTGGTCGTAACAGGACAAGTTTTCTCCAAACTTCTTCTAAACTTCTACTTTGTACAAACAGGACGTGATGTCTGTGACGACCCAAAACAATTCAAAGGCACATGGCTTCAGTCTATGGTCCAAAACGCTGCGTTTCCATTTACAGCCTTCTTTGCCTTCTTGTGGCGTTCTTTATCTTCTAACCATAGAGAAACtatttcttattcttcttcttcttttgtcaaACTCTTTCTTCTTTACATCTCTCTCGGCGTCCTCTTTGCTGCTTATAGCCAACTTTATGCAATTGGAAGAACACAttgtatcttcttcttttggatCTTCACAAcacaactgatcttcacttccaTTTTTACAGCAATCATCAACAAACACAAATTCAACCGTTGGATCGTATTAGCTATTATACTTTCTGGAGTTGCCACAGGAATTACATCTTCAGATGATGCCTATATGCCCTGCGAAGCTGAAGGCTACAAAATGAGTTACGGTGCGTGGTGTGGCTTCTCTGGCACGGTAGCCTTCTCTTTATCCCTATGTATCATGCAGTTAGGGTTCGAAAAGGTCATACCGAAGACAGAGAGTAAAGTTACCGCGGTGATGTCGATGCAAACCTACGCTTCCATGATTGCAACGTTGATATGTTTGGTTGGACTATTCGTAAGCGGTGAGTTCAGAGACATCAAAGAAGATTTCGAAACATTTAAGGAAGGGAAACCACTTTACGTTTTGACTCTGACTGGACTATCACTTGCCTGGCAAGTAATGTCTATAGGACTTGTGGGTCTAGTGTGTTTGGTTTCTACTCTTTTCTCTAATGTTGTCAGCTTCAGTGCAAGCCCTTTAGCAAACATTTTCGTGGTGGTGGCGTTTCGGTTTATGGATGATGATGTTGAATGGTTTAAGGGAGGAGCTTTGTTAGCTGGGATACTTGGTTTTGCATCTTACGTATATTCTTTGTACAAGTCTGCTAAGAGAAGAGCAAGCCAGAGTGAAACACTGAGTGTGTGA